The Candidatus Gracilibacteria bacterium genome window below encodes:
- the era gene encoding GTPase Era — translation MTTSPRHVGYVTLLGRPSSGKSSFVNAAIGDKISIVSAIPQTTRRLIRGIYTDKNCQIIFQDVPGLHSSSHNWNQSINWVTKSALEDTDIILRIIDGARPKGLEEEMIDTLVLEAKVPVVTIVSKVDTMNEFEKHLYPKGTIFVSSITKEGIKEVIAQLATLLPKGPLLYPEDDITDQDIYTRASEIIREKIFLSTYEEVPHCTYVDVDMMEDKGNLVKILAYIYCMTDSQKKILVGSHGAMIKEIGTLARKDLQDLFEKKVYLDLHVKVSAGWQTRDTITQKILGKK, via the coding sequence ATGACCACCTCCCCCCGCCATGTCTGATACGTGACGCTTCTCTGAAGGCCAAGCTCTGGGAAATCCAGCTTTGTGAATGCTGCTATTGGTGATAAAATCAGTATCGTTTCTGCTATTCCCCAGACGACGAGACGCCTTATCCGTGGTATCTATACCGACAAAAACTGTCAGATAATTTTTCAAGATGTTCCAGGGCTTCATTCCAGCTCTCACAACTGGAATCAGTCTATTAACTGGGTGACGAAATCCGCGCTCGAAGATACTGATATTATTCTGCGTATTATCGATGGTGCAAGACCAAAAGGCCTCGAAGAAGAAATGATTGATACGCTGGTTTTAGAAGCAAAAGTTCCCGTCGTAACGATCGTGAGCAAGGTAGATACGATGAATGAGTTTGAGAAACATCTCTACCCAAAAGGAACGATATTTGTCTCAAGTATCACGAAGGAAGGCATCAAAGAAGTCATCGCCCAGCTCGCAACACTCTTACCAAAATGACCGCTCCTCTACCCAGAAGATGATATCACCGACCAAGATATCTACACTCGTGCGAGTGAAATCATTCGTGAAAAAATATTTCTCTCCACCTATGAGGAAGTGCCTCACTGTACCTATGTCGATGTCGATATGATGGAAGATAAAGGAAATCTCGTCAAAATCCTCGCTTATATCTACTGTATGACCGACTCTCAGAAAAAAATACTTGTCTGAAGCCATGGGGCGATGATAAAAGAAATCGGTACTTTAGCGAGAAAAGACCTGCAGGATCTCTTCGAAAAAAAGGTCTACCTCGACCTCCATGTCAAAGTCAGTGCTGGATGGCAGACACGAGACACTATCACACAGAAAATATTGGGAAAGAAATAG
- a CDS encoding prepilin-type N-terminal cleavage/methylation domain-containing protein: MKKHGKKILSGFTLIELTVAIAIVTVLATAGLAAYTGYLKNVRDTTRISDIALMNSIVLDNIRLQGTIPTSIPEFTTLITTANNGQPIVDPLDKKVACLTSATDNTQDYCGYIYNTCDDGAGYVISAKFETTYQTQRYTQISNEAAWYYHLGRCTALDLPPAASIPPPVACRTKADCELNSVCVGPPPKHCREKNLQSIGSECDVDDDCDSNNCNVNAHKCKN; this comes from the coding sequence ATGAAAAAACACTGAAAAAAAATACTTTCTGGCTTTACGCTCATCGAGTTGACAGTAGCCATAGCTATTGTTACTGTTCTCGCCACTGCAGGGCTTGCTGCCTACACAGGATACCTCAAAAATGTCAGAGACACGACTCGGATATCCGATATTGCTCTTATGAATTCCATTGTTCTCGATAATATTCGTTTGCAAGGAACAATTCCGACATCAATTCCAGAATTCACGACACTTATCACTACGGCAAATAATGGCCAACCGATTGTAGATCCCCTTGATAAAAAAGTCGCCTGCCTTACTTCTGCTACCGATAATACCCAAGATTACTGTGGCTATATCTACAATACCTGTGATGATGGAGCTGGATATGTGATAAGTGCAAAATTTGAAACTACTTATCAGACACAACGCTATACTCAGATATCCAACGAGGCAGCGTGGTACTATCATCTTGGACGTTGCACAGCGCTTGATTTACCCCCAGCTGCGAGTATTCCTCCTCCAGTTGCCTGTAGAACAAAGGCGGATTGCGAACTCAATAGTGTCTGTGTCTGACCTCCGCCAAAACATTGTCGAGAAAAAAATCTCCAAAGCATTGGATCAGAGTGTGATGTAGATGACGACTGCGATAGTAATAATTGCAACGTAAACGCTCACAAGTGCAAAAATTAG